A part of Gracilimonas sediminicola genomic DNA contains:
- a CDS encoding DUF6992 family protein, whose product MIFLGSWATLNILSGSTGYFLSEKSTKYFHQMNAGWNLVNAGIAGFALYNISQMDVASLSYTQSLNELQKLDKFLLLNTGLDVGYMATGAWLWERGIRKKSSRLKGYGKSLIVQGGFLLAFDLVLYFLHSPITSDLMQLTESINVTTSGFRINF is encoded by the coding sequence ATGATTTTTCTTGGAAGTTGGGCAACTTTGAACATTTTATCCGGCTCAACAGGGTATTTTCTGAGCGAGAAATCAACTAAATATTTTCATCAAATGAATGCCGGGTGGAATCTTGTAAACGCGGGAATTGCCGGCTTTGCTCTTTATAATATTTCCCAAATGGATGTAGCCTCCCTCAGCTATACTCAGTCTCTAAATGAACTTCAGAAACTGGACAAGTTCTTGCTCTTAAACACCGGGTTAGATGTGGGGTATATGGCAACCGGAGCCTGGCTATGGGAACGGGGTATACGAAAGAAGTCCTCCCGACTTAAAGGGTATGGGAAATCATTGATCGTACAAGGAGGATTTTTGCTTGCCTTCGACCTGGTGCTATACTTTCTGCACAGTCCCATCACTTCAGATCTGATGCAGTTAACGGAAAGCATCAATGTAACGACCTCGGGATTTAGAATTAATTTCTAA
- the pdeM gene encoding ligase-associated DNA damage response endonuclease PdeM, which yields MSFKNAQQFKLKNQTLKLLPQKALFWKDQKMLVVSDVHLGKSGHFRKHGIAVPNSVNESNITRLNELVEKTQPEKILFLGDLFHSESNNEIEQFKEWRQAHAATEMILTIGNHDLLTGFEYEKMGLNCVNQFHATPFTFLHDESENRGSNSYCISGHIHPAVKLKGKGRQQLYVPCFYFGKQAALLPAFGSFTGSYRINPAQNESVFAIVEQEIIQISVNS from the coding sequence ATGAGTTTCAAGAACGCACAACAGTTTAAACTTAAAAACCAAACATTAAAGCTGCTCCCGCAAAAAGCCTTGTTCTGGAAAGACCAAAAAATGCTCGTGGTGTCCGATGTACATCTCGGGAAATCAGGCCATTTCCGTAAACATGGAATCGCGGTACCAAACTCTGTTAATGAGTCCAACATCACCCGATTAAATGAACTTGTTGAGAAGACCCAGCCTGAAAAAATACTCTTCCTCGGCGACTTATTTCACAGTGAATCGAACAACGAAATCGAGCAATTCAAAGAATGGAGGCAGGCCCATGCGGCTACGGAAATGATACTTACTATCGGAAACCATGACCTCTTAACCGGTTTTGAATATGAAAAGATGGGGTTGAATTGTGTGAACCAATTTCACGCTACTCCATTTACTTTCCTCCACGATGAATCCGAAAACCGGGGCTCGAACTCCTATTGCATATCCGGGCATATTCATCCGGCCGTTAAGCTCAAAGGGAAAGGACGGCAACAGCTTTATGTACCCTGCTTTTACTTTGGCAAACAAGCTGCCTTACTCCCGGCCTTTGGAAGTTTTACCGGCAGTTACAGAATAAATCCCGCACAGAATGAATCTGTTTTTGCGATTGTTGAGCAGGAGATAATACAAATATCCGTCAATTCTTAG